One Thermostichus vulcanus str. 'Rupite' DNA segment encodes these proteins:
- a CDS encoding YlxR family protein: MSGGDPLRRCVACRQLFPRSQLWRLVRQFDSHQVLLEEGMGRSAYLCRQLDCLQAAQRKQRLNKALKASVPDELFQRLEAQLLSHQPSGAPTEFEISR, from the coding sequence ATGTCAGGTGGGGATCCCTTACGTCGCTGTGTGGCCTGTCGCCAGTTGTTCCCACGCTCGCAACTGTGGCGATTGGTCAGGCAATTCGATTCTCACCAAGTTCTTCTGGAGGAGGGCATGGGGCGTTCTGCCTACCTGTGTCGTCAGCTCGATTGTTTACAGGCAGCCCAACGCAAGCAACGGCTGAACAAAGCTCTGAAAGCATCAGTCCCTGACGAACTGTTTCAACGTCTAGAGGCCCAACTGCTGAGCCATCAGCCTTCTGGTGCGCCTACGGAGTTCGAAATCTCTCGATAA